CTTGGTGGCCAGCTCCGGCTTGTTGGTGTAGGACACGGGCGCGTAGACCGCCACCGCCCGCTTGCCCGAGCCGGTGACGCACACGCTACCCGTCCAGGCACCGGCATCCGGCAGCCCCGCGTTCAGCGTGGTGAGCATGGACCAGGCAAACGCCTCCCGCTCCCTGGCGAGGTAGACGTGGAAGCCGTTGCGGTCACCCGCTCCGGTGACCAACTGGTCGGTGGAGGTTGTCCACTTCGGGCCGAGGGCCTGGTCCGGGTCGGCCAGCGCGCCGCGGCTCAGCGTCTCGGCGGGCACCGGCGTGTCCGGTCGGGCGGCGACCGGCTGGGGAGCCACCAGGGCCGAGGCGGTGATCGCGACCGCCGTGCCGAGGGCCCGCAGAACGAGCCGTCGCGCCGGCCGTCGCCGCGTCAGTTCCATGGCGTGCACTGATCCTCCAGCTCGCCGTACGGGTCGTTGTTCGGAGTGGGCTCGTCCTCGCCCACGTACCAACACGCCATCACCGAGTTGTTCCAGTTGGTCATCGCCGACCGCCACAGGTCGACGCCGGCCGTGGTGAAGTTGACGTACGTGCCGGGGAAGAGCGGCGACTCGGCCAGCGGCTTCCGCATCTCGTTGGCGCCGTACTGGGTGAGCTCCCAGAACTGGAAGTTGGCCTCCCAGCTGGTGTCAGGACTCTGGTAGGTGATCTGGTAGTCGACCCAGGTCGACTGGCAGGTCGGCGAGTAGTAGAGCTTGCCCTGCCCCTCGATCAGCCGGGTGGCGGCGTCGTCCCTGGTGGTGACGTAGATGTGCTGGTTGCGGTCGTCGACGAGCACCTGGTCGGCGGTGCAACCCTGCTCGCCGGCCCACTTGCCCTCGCACGTGTCCGCCTTGCAACCAGCCGCCTTGGCGACCTGCGGCGTGCTCACCGCCGCTCCTCCGGCGGTCATCGCCACCGCCAGCGCGCCGGCCGAGGCCAGGATGCGCAACCACCTGGACCGGCCGGCCCGGGGGGACGAGGCGAACCTGCTCCAGCTACCCATCGGCCGCCTCCACTTCCAGCGGCATCTCTCTGAGTGTCTTCATGGTCGGCGATGGTGCCGCCAGCCATCACCGTTCGATCACATCCCGCCATCACGCTGCTGTCGCGCCGATGCCCACCAAAGCCCGGCGGCGCAGCCTGAGGTTCACCATGGCGTGGAGGCCAGGCCCCAAGTTCAGCGCTTTCACGACGGGCAGGTCGGCGTTGCTTCCATGTGTAGGGGCCGCTTCGACACCCGGGCCAGCTCAGGTAGGGCCGGCAGCCACGGGCTCCACGACCGTTCTTCATGAACGGATCACCGGCTGGGCTTGACCCGTTTCGACGGACAGGGTCGATGTGTTGATCTCACGCTACCTTGCTGGCCGGTAGCGGGTTGATGTTGGCGTTGGCTTCGTAGGCGGCGGGGCTGAGGTAGCCGAGGCTGGAGTGCCGCCGACGGGTGTTGTACCAGCCTTCCACGTACTCGAATATCGCCTGTCGGGCGGCAGTGCGGGTCGGCCACGGCTGGCGGTGGATCAGTTCGGTCTTGATCGTGGCGAAGAACGACTCGGCGACGGCGTTGTCCCAGCACTGCCCGCGCCGGCCAAGTGATAAGCGGATCCCGTGGCGCTTGGCGAGGCGGGCATGCTGGGCACTGGTGTATTGACAGCCGCGGTCGGCGTGGAAGATCAGCCCCGATGGTGGCCGCCGGCGGCGGATGGCGTTGGTGAGGGCGGCGTCGACCAGGTCGGTGCGCAAGTGGTCGGCGACGGCCCAGCCGACGACCCGCCGGGAGGCCAGGTCGATGACGGTGGCCAGATACAGCCAGCCCTCCCACGTGTTGATGTAGGTGATGTCCCCGCACCAGCGGGTGTCGACCGCGGCCGCGTCCGTGCCGAAATCCCGGCCGACCAGGTCAGGGCGCGCTTCGGCGGACGGGTCCGGCACGGTGGTGGTCCGCCACCGGCGCGGGCACTTGCCGACGATCCCAGCGGTGCGCATCAACCGTGCGACGCGTTTACGGCCGTGCCGCAGACCGGCCGCCGCGAGTTCGGCGTGCACCCGCGGCGCCCCGTAGGTGCCCTTCGAGGCCGCGTGCACCGCGGTGATCTTCTCGGTCAGTGCCAGGTCGACGCGCTCCCGCTCGCTCTGCCGGCCCCGGCTGTGCTGGTAGTAGGCGGACCGGGAGACCTGCATCAGCTCACACGCACGCTTCACGCTGCGCGAGCCGGCCTGCTCCGCCTCGATGAACGGATACACGTTCACCGGGTCTCCCTCACGAAGAAAGCCGTCGCCCGCTTCAAAATCTCCACGTCCTCACGCAGCCGCCGGTTCTCCCGCCGCAACCGCGCCAGTTCCGCCCGCTCATCGCTGGTCGGCCCGTCGCTACGAACGCCGGCGTCGAGCTCGGCCTGCTTCACCCAGTCCCGCACCGCCGTCTCAGTCAGGTCGAAGTCCTTGGACACCTGCCCGACCGTTCGGTCCCCGCGCTGGCACAACTCCACGATCTCGGCCTTGAACTCCGCCGTGAACGACCGCCGAGGCCGAGGCCGTTTCCTACCCATGCTCTCCATGATGCTGGACATCCTCCCGGGACCTCCCGGCCCCTGATCTCGGATGTCCGTCAAAGCGGGTCAGGCCCACGGCAGCCACCCGACCACATCCATACCAGCCTGGCCTCGGTCCTCACCGCCGCGCCATCGACCGCTCATCGGCTCCACCGCGGCGACGACACCGCTGGGGCAGCTCACCAGCCCACGCATCCCTCCGGAATGACGTCATACGACGCGCGCCGGTGACGGGCCTGTGGCCGGAACCGCCATCGTCCGTTGGTCCCCGTTCCTCGAAGAGAGGTAGGAAGGCCATGGACCGAAGACGGGCCGCCCTCGCGGCGGTCGCCGCCATCACGATCTCGATCATCCCGGGGCTCCCGGCGAAGGCCGCAGCGCCTGATCCGGGCCCGCCGTCGCGGGTCGACCGGGCGACCAATGCCAACACGGTTCCACCCGCCCAGCGGGACCGGGTGCTGCCGAGGGGCTGGCGTAACTCCGCCGACCTCGCCTGGACGACGTCGGGGGACGCCGAGGGCTTCCATGTCCTCGCCGCCACCGCACGCGACGGATACACCTGGCGTACGGTCGCCGACCTGGCCGTGCCGGGTGTCGAAGCCGACCAGTGGATCGGCAACGCCTGTCTGACCGCGTCGGGTCGCCGGCTCGTTGTCGTTTACGGGCCGCGCACCTTTACCAACAAGGCGGATCTCTTCGACCGAGGCGGCTTCACCGCGACGGTCGACCTGAAGACCGGCGAGGTCACCCGACTGCCTATCCGATCATCGCTGGCCTACTTCAATCCCAGCTGCGGAGCCGGAGAGTCTGCCGTGCTCACCCAGCTCAACGGCCAGCGCGTGGAGAAGGCAACCGACCGTCCGCGTACTCGCCTGACCACGCTCGACGTCGCCACCGGAAAACTGTCCCGGTCCACGGTCGTCGAAGCCGAGCTCACCTCGGCGGTGCTCACCTCGGCGGGCGTCGTCGCCGCTGGTGGCTCCCGGCTCGTCCGGGTGGAGAAGGGCGGGCGGCTGGTCCCGCTGGTCCGGACCGCGGGCACCCCGTTCGGGCTCGCCACCGACCAGCAGGGCAATGTGGTCTTCATCGACCGCCCCGGCAACGAAGCGCGGGTGGGTTACACCGAGCCGCGACCCGGGGCGGCGGTCCGGACCCTGGCGAAGGCACGGGTCGGCGAGGTGTCGGTCGAGGCGGGGGCCCGCCGTCGACTCTTCATCACCGGACGACCCGCAGAGCTGCAGGCGCTGCCGGCCGGTATCGGACGGCTGGACGTGCCGGCCGCGGCGGAAGTGTCCTCGGAAGGGAAACTGGCGCTGACTCGGGTGCAGCGCACCGAGCAGGGCTCTGCTCCCCCGGCGGCCACCGACATCAATCAGGTCGCCATCCAGGCGCGGGTAACCGGCACGGGCCATGACGTGGACTTCCGGGTGGTCCCCCGCTCCATCGCAGCAGACCCGTCCGCGAGTCTGCCGTCCGGCGCCGCATCGGCTGACGGGCAGCGTTCGACCGGTGCCGACACGACGCTCAACGGTTCGACGACGGACCCGCTCGAGGACGAGCGCTGGTGTTCGGTACCCCGCAACGATCCTCGCAACCAGGCGTTGCAGCCCAAGCCACGCCAGGTGGAGTGGGCCATCGACCAGGCCATCACCGACTCGCTGTACGTGCAGCGGCCGGCCAACTGGAAGAACCTAGGGATGCCGGCGTACACCCCGCAGGGCCTGTTTCGCCCGAACGACCTGCTCGGTGGCGGGCGGGTACCGGCCCAGGTCATGTTGGGCGTCGTCGCCCAGGAGTCGAACATGTGGCAGGCGTCGCGCAATGCCCTGCCCGGAGTCACCGGCAACCCGCTGATCGGCAACTACTACGGGCGGGACATCTACAACGAGAACCCGGACGACGACTGGGACGTGCACTGGGAGGACGCCGACTGCGGCTACGGCGTCACGCAACTCACCGACGGCATGCGTCGCACCGGTCACGCGAAGATCGGGGAGACGTTGCTGCCGTACGACTCGCAAAGGGCCGTGGCCCTCGACTTCGCCACGAACGTTGCCGCTGGTCTTCGCGTACTGCAGGACAAGTGGAACCAGACCCGGGCCGCGAACCTGATCATCAACAACGGTGATGCGGCCGGCCTGGAGAACTGGTTCTTCGCCCTGTGGGCGTACAACTCCGGTCT
This sequence is a window from Micromonospora sp. NBRC 110009. Protein-coding genes within it:
- a CDS encoding transposase: MGRKRPRPRRSFTAEFKAEIVELCQRGDRTVGQVSKDFDLTETAVRDWVKQAELDAGVRSDGPTSDERAELARLRRENRRLREDVEILKRATAFFVRETR
- a CDS encoding IS3 family transposase, with the protein product MNVYPFIEAEQAGSRSVKRACELMQVSRSAYYQHSRGRQSERERVDLALTEKITAVHAASKGTYGAPRVHAELAAAGLRHGRKRVARLMRTAGIVGKCPRRWRTTTVPDPSAEARPDLVGRDFGTDAAAVDTRWCGDITYINTWEGWLYLATVIDLASRRVVGWAVADHLRTDLVDAALTNAIRRRRPPSGLIFHADRGCQYTSAQHARLAKRHGIRLSLGRRGQCWDNAVAESFFATIKTELIHRQPWPTRTAARQAIFEYVEGWYNTRRRHSSLGYLSPAAYEANANINPLPASKVA